One segment of Tenrec ecaudatus isolate mTenEca1 chromosome 1, mTenEca1.hap1, whole genome shotgun sequence DNA contains the following:
- the GOLT1A gene encoding vesicle transport protein GOT1A produces the protein MRLLSTCWTGQVQCQLNAGTCDKPPSLSEDELKAVSPPAEHAILERGMQDSTLNRRAEGVAARVQRLNAGQCRRKHPQADCSMISITEWQKIGVGTISFGLFFILFGILLYFDSVLLAFGNLLFLSGLCLIIGLRKTFAFFFQRHKLKGTSFFLGGVAIVLLRWPLLGMLLETYGFFNLFKGFFPVAFGFLGNASNIPFLSALFRRFQGASSMV, from the exons ATGCGTTTGCTGAGCACCTGTTGGACAGGCCAGG TTCAGTGTCAGCTGAATGCTGGGACCTGCGACAAGCCACCCAGCTTGTCTGAGGATGAACTTAAAGCCGTATCCCCGCCCGCTGAGCACGCCATTTTGGAACGAGGAATGCAAGATAGCACCCTTAACAGGAGGGCAGAAGGCGTAGCGGCCCGGGTGCAG CGCCTCAACGCTGGCCAGTGTCGCCGGAAGCACCCCCAGGCCGACTGCAGCATGATCTCCATCACCGAATGGCAGA AGATTggtgtgggcaccatcagcttcggcCTCTTCTTCATCCTCTTCGGAATACTCCTTTACTTTGATTCTGTGCTGCTGGCCTTCGGAAAC CTGCTGTTCCTGAGCGGCCTCTGTCTCATCATCGGCCTGCGCAAGACCTTCGCCTTCTTCTTCCAGCGGCACAAGCTCAAGGGGACCAGCTTCTTCCTGGGGGGCGTGGCCATCGTGCTGCTGCGCTGGCCTCTCCTGGGCATGCTCCTGGAAACCTACGGATTCTTTAACCTTTTCAA GGGTTTTTTCCCTGTTGCCTTTGGCTTCCTGGGCAATGCCTCCAACATTCCCTTCCTGAGTGCG CTGTTCCGGAGGTTTCAAGGCGCCAGCTCAATGGTCTGA